A part of Thermus oshimai DSM 12092 genomic DNA contains:
- a CDS encoding beta-ketoacyl-ACP synthase III: MSGILALGAYAPERVMRNEEFEAYLDTSDEWIVTRTGIRERRIAAEDEYTSDLAFKAVEDLLKRHPGALEGVEGVIVATNTPDALFPDTAALVQARFGLNAFAYDLLAGCPGWLYGLAQAHALVEAGLARKVLVVGAEALSKILDWNDRATAVLFGDGGGAAVVGPVREGFGFRSFVLGADGSGAKELYHACVAPRLPDGTSMKNRLYMNGREVFKFAVRVMNTATLEAIEKAGLTPEDIKAFVPHQANLRIIDAARERLGLSWERVVVNVDRYGNTSTASIPLALKEAVDDGRIREGDHVLLVSFGAGLTWAAAVLTWGGA; encoded by the coding sequence ATGAGCGGCATCCTGGCCCTGGGGGCCTACGCCCCGGAGAGGGTCATGCGCAACGAGGAGTTTGAGGCCTACCTGGACACCTCCGACGAGTGGATCGTCACCCGCACGGGCATCCGCGAGCGCCGCATCGCCGCGGAGGACGAGTACACCTCGGACCTGGCCTTCAAGGCGGTGGAAGACCTCCTGAAGCGCCACCCGGGCGCCCTGGAAGGGGTGGAGGGGGTCATCGTGGCCACCAACACCCCGGACGCCCTCTTCCCCGACACCGCCGCTTTGGTCCAGGCCCGCTTCGGCCTGAACGCCTTCGCCTACGACCTTCTTGCGGGCTGCCCCGGCTGGCTCTACGGCCTGGCCCAGGCCCACGCCCTGGTGGAGGCAGGCCTGGCCCGGAAGGTCCTGGTGGTGGGGGCGGAGGCCCTCTCCAAGATCCTGGACTGGAACGACCGCGCCACCGCCGTGCTCTTCGGGGACGGGGGAGGTGCGGCGGTGGTGGGGCCCGTGAGGGAAGGGTTCGGCTTCCGCTCCTTCGTGCTGGGGGCGGACGGAAGCGGGGCTAAGGAGCTCTACCACGCCTGCGTGGCCCCCAGGCTCCCAGACGGCACCAGCATGAAAAACCGGCTCTACATGAACGGCCGGGAGGTCTTCAAGTTCGCGGTGCGGGTGATGAACACCGCCACCCTCGAGGCCATAGAGAAGGCCGGGCTCACCCCGGAGGACATCAAGGCCTTCGTGCCCCACCAGGCCAACCTGCGCATCATCGACGCCGCCCGGGAAAGGCTCGGCCTCTCCTGGGAGCGGGTGGTGGTGAACGTGGACCGCTACGGCAACACCTCCACCGCCTCCATCCCCTTGGCCCTGAAGGAGGCGGTGGACGACGGGCGCATCCGGGAGGGGGACCACGTCCTTCTGGTGTCCTTTGGGGCCGGGCTCACCTGGGCCGCGGCCGTCCTCACCTGGGGAGGGGCCTGA
- the rpmF gene encoding 50S ribosomal protein L32 yields the protein MAKHPVPKKKTSKARRDARRSHHALTPPTLVPCPECKAMKPPHTVCPECGYYDGRKVLEV from the coding sequence ATGGCCAAGCACCCTGTACCCAAGAAGAAGACCTCTAAGGCCCGGCGCGACGCCCGCCGGAGCCACCACGCCCTCACCCCCCCGACCCTGGTCCCCTGCCCCGAGTGCAAGGCGATGAAGCCCCCGCACACCGTCTGCCCCGAGTGCGGGTACTACGACGGGCGGAAGGTCCTGGAGGTCTAG
- a CDS encoding YceD family protein yields the protein MEHREVMSINLARLLKEGGTVRASGVVREAFLVGEERFPLEGEATWQVSVSSVGGDEYWLSGEVKGVALMECRRCLKPTPTPIHAYFQHMLRYEQGLEAVAFHEEAEDEYYAFGKPDLDLLPFLTEAFVTEMPYTVLCQEGCKGLCPVCGADRNLVDCGHEEEGFHPFTALKNLLPEL from the coding sequence ATGGAGCACCGCGAGGTGATGAGCATCAATCTGGCCCGCCTCCTAAAGGAGGGGGGAACGGTCCGCGCCTCGGGGGTGGTGAGGGAAGCTTTTCTGGTGGGCGAAGAGCGCTTTCCCCTGGAAGGGGAGGCCACCTGGCAGGTTTCCGTCTCCTCCGTGGGCGGGGACGAGTACTGGCTTTCGGGAGAGGTGAAGGGCGTGGCCCTCATGGAGTGCCGCCGCTGCCTGAAGCCCACCCCCACCCCCATCCACGCCTACTTCCAGCACATGCTCCGCTACGAGCAGGGCCTCGAGGCCGTGGCCTTCCACGAGGAAGCGGAGGACGAGTACTACGCCTTCGGCAAGCCGGACCTGGACCTCCTCCCCTTCCTCACCGAGGCCTTCGTCACCGAGATGCCCTACACCGTCTTGTGCCAGGAGGGGTGCAAGGGGCTTTGCCCGGTGTGCGGGGCGGACCGCAACCTGGTGGACTGCGGGCACGAGGAAGAAGGCTTCCACCCCTTCACCGCTCTCAAGAACCTCCTTCCCGAACTCTAG
- the rocF gene encoding arginase, translating into MARMDRVAILGVPMDLGAGRRGVDMGPSALRYARLLEGLEALGFWVEDLGDVRVPLAETLRRRGGMAYLEEIRQAALELKERLRALPEGVFPIVLGGDHSLSMGSVSGVARGRVGVLWVDAHADFNTPETSPSGNIHGMPLAVLSGLGHPRLVEAFAAVDPKDIVLIGVRSVDPGEARLLREQGVKVYTMHEVDRLGVARIAEEALAHLEGLSLHVSLDADVLDPALAPGVGTPVPGGLSYREAHLLMEILAESGRVKSLDLVEVNPVLDERNRTAEMMVGLALSLLGKRIL; encoded by the coding sequence ATGGCCCGCATGGACCGGGTGGCCATCTTGGGCGTGCCCATGGACCTGGGGGCGGGGCGGCGTGGGGTGGACATGGGGCCTTCCGCCCTGCGCTACGCCAGGCTTCTGGAGGGCCTCGAGGCCTTGGGGTTTTGGGTGGAGGACCTGGGGGATGTCCGGGTCCCCCTGGCGGAGACCCTGCGCCGCAGGGGGGGCATGGCCTACCTGGAGGAGATCCGCCAGGCGGCCCTGGAGCTCAAAGAGAGGCTCCGCGCCCTCCCCGAAGGGGTCTTTCCCATCGTCTTAGGGGGCGACCACTCCTTAAGCATGGGCTCCGTCTCCGGGGTGGCCCGGGGGCGGGTGGGGGTGCTCTGGGTGGACGCCCACGCGGACTTCAACACCCCCGAGACGAGCCCCTCGGGGAACATCCACGGGATGCCCCTGGCGGTCCTCTCGGGCCTTGGGCATCCCCGGCTGGTGGAGGCCTTCGCCGCGGTGGACCCTAAGGACATCGTCCTCATCGGGGTGCGGAGCGTGGACCCCGGGGAGGCCCGCCTGCTTAGGGAGCAGGGGGTGAAGGTCTACACCATGCACGAGGTGGACCGCCTGGGGGTCGCCCGCATCGCCGAGGAGGCCCTGGCCCACCTGGAGGGCCTCTCCCTCCACGTCTCCTTAGACGCGGACGTCCTGGACCCCGCCTTAGCCCCCGGGGTGGGCACCCCCGTGCCCGGGGGGCTTTCCTACCGGGAGGCCCACCTCCTCATGGAGATCCTGGCGGAGTCGGGCCGGGTGAAAAGCCTGGATCTGGTGGAGGTGAACCCCGTTCTGGACGAGCGGAACCGCACCGCGGAGATGATGGTGGGCCTGGCCCTAAGCCTTCTTGGAAAGCGGATCCTCTAG
- a CDS encoding DUF2939 domain-containing protein, which translates to MKRYLFLAGVLVLLGVGAYFAAPYLALRGLAQAVERQDPQALERYVDFPRVREALKADLNAALVKEMGKTQDPFAGLGLLFAMGMVNTLTDALLTPEGLAALGTGMEPGEAPPEEARKWRLRWEGLGRVFVHHPEDPSTGLVMERQGLRWRVVRLRLPPP; encoded by the coding sequence ATGAAACGGTACCTTTTTCTCGCGGGGGTGTTGGTCCTTTTGGGGGTGGGGGCTTACTTTGCCGCTCCCTACCTGGCCCTAAGGGGATTGGCCCAGGCGGTGGAGCGGCAGGACCCCCAGGCCCTGGAGCGCTACGTGGACTTCCCCCGGGTGCGGGAGGCCCTGAAGGCCGATCTCAACGCGGCCCTGGTGAAGGAGATGGGGAAGACCCAAGACCCTTTTGCCGGGCTCGGCCTCCTCTTCGCCATGGGGATGGTGAACACCCTCACCGACGCCCTTCTCACCCCCGAGGGCCTGGCGGCCTTGGGTACGGGGATGGAGCCAGGGGAGGCCCCTCCGGAGGAGGCCCGGAAGTGGCGGCTTAGGTGGGAGGGCCTGGGGCGGGTCTTCGTCCACCACCCCGAGGACCCCTCCACGGGCCTGGTCATGGAGCGGCAGGGCCTCCGCTGGAGGGTGGTGCGGCTTCGCCTTCCCCCGCCCTGA
- a CDS encoding RDD family protein: MVASPWRRLVASVVDSFLLIPLSFLLARLAGADPLNATLLQDLLFNWIPSWAYFTLFTAYLEATPGKMLLGLKVVREDGRPMDLLTAFLREVVGKTLSTLPLGLGYLWAFFHPKRQAWHDLIADTLVVRAGEGEAAPPSSGGPAAP, from the coding sequence ATGGTAGCCAGCCCCTGGCGCCGCCTGGTGGCCTCGGTGGTGGACAGCTTCCTCCTCATCCCCCTCTCCTTCCTCTTAGCCCGGCTGGCCGGGGCCGACCCCCTGAACGCCACCCTCCTCCAGGACCTCCTCTTCAACTGGATCCCCAGCTGGGCCTACTTCACCCTCTTCACCGCCTACCTCGAGGCCACCCCGGGGAAGATGCTCCTGGGGCTTAAGGTGGTGCGGGAAGACGGCAGGCCCATGGACCTCCTCACCGCCTTCTTAAGGGAGGTGGTGGGCAAGACCCTCTCCACCCTGCCCCTAGGCCTCGGCTACCTCTGGGCCTTCTTCCACCCAAAGCGCCAGGCCTGGCACGACCTCATCGCGGACACCCTGGTGGTCAGGGCGGGGGAAGGCGAAGCCGCACCACCCTCCAGCGGAGGCCCTGCCGCTCCATGA
- the sppA gene encoding signal peptide peptidase SppA — protein sequence MNRKRWLALLLFLLVLVGLALLGRALPGREKGPWREATVFGAGEKVVLLELKGSIPTGKALEDLLAQIRQAREDGSVRAAVLFVESPGGGVTETEALYRALKALSSEKPLVAAFGSVAASGGYYAALAAREIFTPPTAVTGSIGVISVMPEVGGLLEKLGVRVEVLKEGALKDMASGLKPLSPEERAVLQGFLKEAYELFLSRVAEGRGLPLGEVRRLADGRIYTGKQAVALGLADREGYLEDAARRAAELAGLEGFRLVRYEKPRGLLEGLLGEEVFGLQAKGEVEALLEALRGPGLRLEYRYLGGGLW from the coding sequence ATGAACCGCAAGCGGTGGCTGGCCCTCCTCCTTTTCCTCCTGGTCCTGGTGGGCCTGGCGCTCCTGGGGCGGGCCCTTCCGGGAAGGGAGAAGGGCCCCTGGCGGGAGGCCACGGTCTTTGGGGCAGGGGAAAAGGTGGTCCTCCTGGAACTTAAGGGAAGCATCCCCACGGGGAAAGCCCTGGAAGACCTCCTCGCCCAGATCCGCCAGGCCCGGGAGGACGGGAGCGTGCGGGCCGCGGTGCTCTTCGTGGAAAGCCCGGGGGGCGGGGTGACGGAAACGGAGGCCCTCTACCGGGCACTCAAGGCCCTTTCCTCGGAAAAGCCCCTGGTGGCCGCCTTCGGGAGCGTGGCCGCCAGCGGGGGCTACTACGCCGCCCTGGCCGCCCGGGAGATCTTCACCCCGCCCACCGCGGTCACCGGCTCCATCGGGGTCATCTCGGTGATGCCCGAGGTCGGGGGGCTTCTAGAGAAGCTGGGGGTGCGGGTGGAGGTGCTGAAGGAAGGGGCCCTAAAGGACATGGCCTCGGGGCTGAAGCCCCTCAGCCCCGAGGAAAGGGCGGTGCTCCAGGGCTTCCTAAAGGAGGCCTACGAGCTCTTCCTAAGCCGGGTGGCCGAGGGGCGGGGGCTACCCCTAGGGGAGGTCCGGCGCCTGGCGGACGGGCGGATCTACACCGGGAAGCAGGCGGTGGCCCTGGGCCTGGCGGACCGGGAGGGGTACCTGGAGGACGCGGCCAGGAGGGCGGCGGAGCTGGCCGGGCTGGAGGGCTTCCGCCTGGTGCGCTACGAGAAGCCCCGGGGCCTGTTGGAAGGGCTTTTGGGGGAGGAGGTGTTCGGCCTACAGGCTAAGGGCGAGGTGGAGGCCCTGCTGGAGGCCCTCCGGGGCCCAGGCCTCCGCCTGGAGTACCGCTACCTAGGGGGTGGGCTATGGTAG
- a CDS encoding class I SAM-dependent rRNA methyltransferase, translating into MLRVLAKPGKGRKVQNFYPHLYRDEIAEAPEGAGVAEAYGAEGEFLAVGYYDPQSRIPFRAFRFDRGPLNRAFFLARFERALARRAGLGSAYRLVHGEADGLPGLVVDRFGEILVLQVRARAMEALREVWFPALLEAVRPKGVYERSDLEARRQEGLPDRTGPLFGEVPEVLEVEEDGLLFPIPLALAQKTGFYLDQRENRRLLEAMVRPGERVLDVYSYVGAFALRAARKGAYALAVDKDLEALAVLDRAALRMGLRVDIRHGEALEVLRGLEGPFHHVLLDPPTLVKRPEELPAMKRHLVDLVRLALRLLAPEGYLWLSACSYYLRLEDLLEVARRAAGDERRRLRVHRVTYQPQDHPWSLHIPESLYLKTLILQDDPL; encoded by the coding sequence GTGCTGAGGGTTCTCGCCAAGCCGGGCAAAGGGCGCAAGGTGCAGAACTTCTACCCCCACCTCTACCGGGACGAGATCGCCGAGGCCCCGGAAGGGGCGGGGGTGGCGGAGGCCTACGGGGCGGAAGGGGAGTTTTTGGCCGTGGGCTACTACGACCCCCAAAGCCGCATCCCCTTCCGGGCCTTCCGCTTTGACCGGGGGCCCTTGAACCGGGCCTTCTTCCTGGCCCGCTTTGAGAGGGCCCTGGCGCGGCGGGCGGGGCTGGGTTCCGCTTACCGCCTGGTCCACGGGGAGGCGGACGGGCTTCCCGGCCTCGTGGTGGACCGGTTTGGGGAGATCTTGGTCCTCCAGGTGCGGGCCCGGGCCATGGAGGCCCTAAGGGAGGTCTGGTTCCCGGCCCTCCTCGAGGCCGTCCGCCCCAAGGGGGTCTACGAGCGGAGCGACCTCGAGGCCCGCCGCCAGGAGGGCCTCCCGGACCGCACCGGCCCCCTCTTCGGGGAGGTGCCGGAGGTCTTGGAGGTGGAGGAGGACGGCCTCCTTTTCCCCATCCCCCTGGCCTTGGCCCAGAAGACGGGGTTTTATCTGGACCAGCGGGAAAACCGGAGGCTTTTGGAGGCCATGGTACGCCCCGGGGAGCGGGTTTTGGACGTGTACAGCTACGTGGGGGCCTTTGCCCTAAGGGCCGCCCGGAAGGGGGCCTACGCCCTGGCGGTGGACAAGGATCTGGAGGCCCTGGCCGTCCTGGACCGGGCCGCCCTAAGGATGGGCCTCAGGGTGGACATCCGCCACGGGGAGGCCCTGGAGGTGCTGAGGGGCCTGGAGGGGCCCTTCCACCACGTCCTCCTGGACCCCCCCACCCTGGTGAAGCGGCCCGAGGAGCTTCCCGCCATGAAGCGGCACCTGGTGGACCTGGTGCGCCTGGCCCTAAGGCTCCTCGCCCCCGAGGGGTACCTTTGGCTTTCCGCCTGCAGCTACTACCTGAGGCTGGAGGACCTCCTGGAGGTGGCCCGCCGGGCGGCAGGGGACGAAAGGCGGCGCCTCCGGGTCCACCGGGTCACCTACCAGCCCCAGGACCACCCCTGGAGCCTCCACATCCCGGAAAGCCTTTACCTGAAGACCCTCATCCTCCAGGACGACCCCCTTTAA
- the ftsH gene encoding ATP-dependent zinc metalloprotease FtsH: protein MSRVPLNFLVLILGLLLLAWAISLAGTVGGSTGTVNYTTFLEDLKAGRVKEVAVRSGETRIQGTLTDGSTFTTYAPTPPDTRLLEDWGRLGVAVRVEPPAGQSPLGFLWPLLLVGLLLGALFYFSRTARTGPSDGAFSFTKSRAKVLTEAPKVTFKDVAGAEEAKEELKEIVEFLKNPGRFHEMGARIPKGVLLVGPPGVGKTHIARAVAGEAKVPFITASGSDFVEMFVGVGAARVRDLFETAKRHAPCIVFIDEIDAVGRRRGSGVGGGNDEREQTLNQLLVEMDGFEKDSTIIVMAATNRPDVLDPALLRPGRFDRQVAIDAPDVRGREQILRIHARGKPLAEDVDLALLAKRTPGFVGADLENLLNEAALLAAREGRKKITMKDLEEAADRVMMGPAKKSLVLTPRDRRITAYHEAGHALAAHFLEHADGVHKVTIVPRGRALGFMMPRREDMLHWTKKRLLDQIAVALAGRAAEELIFEDITTGAENDFRQATELARRMITEWGMHPEFGPVAYALREDTYLGGYDVRQYSEETARRIDEAVRRLIEEQYARVKALLEEKREVLERVAETLLERETLTAEEFQRVVEGLPLEEPAPQEAKEEREAPRVVPKVKPGGALGGA, encoded by the coding sequence ATGTCCCGCGTACCCTTAAACTTCCTGGTGCTCATCCTGGGGCTTCTCCTCCTGGCCTGGGCCATCAGCCTGGCGGGCACGGTGGGGGGAAGCACGGGCACGGTGAACTACACGACCTTCCTCGAGGACCTCAAGGCGGGCCGGGTCAAGGAGGTGGCGGTGCGCTCGGGGGAAACCCGCATCCAGGGCACCCTCACCGACGGCTCCACCTTCACCACCTACGCCCCCACCCCCCCGGACACCCGCCTCCTGGAGGACTGGGGGCGGCTCGGGGTGGCGGTGCGGGTGGAACCCCCCGCGGGGCAGAGCCCTTTGGGCTTCCTCTGGCCTCTCCTTCTGGTGGGCCTTCTCCTGGGGGCCCTCTTCTACTTCTCCCGCACCGCCCGCACCGGGCCTTCCGACGGGGCCTTCAGCTTCACCAAAAGCCGGGCCAAGGTTCTCACCGAGGCCCCCAAGGTGACCTTTAAGGACGTGGCGGGGGCCGAGGAGGCCAAGGAGGAGCTCAAAGAGATCGTGGAGTTCCTGAAAAACCCCGGGCGCTTCCACGAGATGGGGGCCCGCATCCCCAAGGGGGTCCTCCTGGTGGGCCCTCCTGGGGTGGGCAAGACCCACATCGCCCGCGCGGTGGCCGGGGAGGCCAAGGTTCCCTTTATCACCGCCTCGGGTTCGGACTTCGTGGAGATGTTCGTGGGGGTGGGGGCGGCCCGGGTGCGGGACCTCTTTGAGACCGCCAAGCGCCACGCCCCCTGCATCGTGTTCATAGACGAGATCGACGCGGTGGGCCGCAGGCGGGGAAGCGGCGTGGGGGGCGGGAACGACGAGCGGGAGCAGACCCTCAACCAGCTCCTGGTGGAGATGGACGGGTTTGAGAAGGACTCCACCATCATCGTCATGGCCGCCACCAACCGCCCCGACGTCCTGGACCCCGCCCTCCTCCGCCCGGGCCGGTTTGACCGGCAGGTGGCCATAGACGCCCCCGACGTGCGGGGAAGGGAGCAGATCTTGAGGATCCACGCCCGGGGCAAGCCCCTGGCGGAGGACGTGGACCTGGCCCTTCTCGCCAAACGCACCCCGGGCTTCGTGGGGGCCGACCTGGAAAACCTCCTCAACGAAGCCGCCCTCCTGGCCGCCCGGGAGGGGCGGAAGAAGATCACCATGAAGGACCTGGAGGAGGCCGCGGACCGGGTGATGATGGGCCCGGCCAAGAAGAGCCTGGTCCTTACCCCAAGAGACCGCCGCATCACCGCCTACCACGAGGCGGGGCACGCCCTGGCCGCCCACTTCCTGGAGCACGCGGACGGGGTGCACAAGGTGACCATCGTGCCTCGAGGCCGCGCCCTGGGCTTCATGATGCCCAGGCGGGAGGACATGCTCCACTGGACGAAAAAGCGCCTTTTAGACCAGATCGCCGTGGCCCTGGCGGGGCGGGCGGCGGAGGAGCTCATCTTTGAGGACATCACCACGGGGGCGGAGAACGACTTCCGCCAAGCCACGGAGCTGGCCCGCCGGATGATCACCGAGTGGGGCATGCACCCCGAGTTCGGGCCCGTGGCCTACGCCCTAAGGGAGGACACCTACCTGGGCGGGTACGACGTGCGCCAGTACTCCGAGGAAACCGCAAGGCGCATTGACGAGGCGGTGCGCCGCCTCATAGAGGAGCAGTACGCCCGGGTGAAGGCCCTTTTGGAAGAGAAGCGGGAGGTCCTGGAACGGGTGGCGGAAACCCTTTTGGAGCGGGAAACCCTCACCGCGGAGGAGTTCCAGAGGGTGGTGGAGGGCCTGCCCCTGGAGGAGCCCGCGCCACAGGAGGCCAAGGAGGAGCGGGAGGCCCCCCGGGTGGTCCCCAAGGTGAAGCCGGGGGGAGCCCTAGGCGGGGCCTAA
- the dnaK gene encoding molecular chaperone DnaK, giving the protein MAKAVGIDLGTTNSVIAVMEGGKPVVLENAEGERTTPSVVAFRDGETLVGRMAKRQAVLNPEGTIFEVKRFIGRRYEEVQEEAKRVPYKVVPGPDGGVRIEVKGKLYTPEEISAMVLRKLVEDASKKLGERITKAVITVPAYFNNAQREATANAGRIAGLEVLRIINEPTAAALAYGLDKKGNETVLVFDLGGGTFDVTVLEIGEGVFEVKATSGDTHLGGSDMDHAIVNWLAEEFKREYGVDLKADRQALQRLIEAAEKAKIELSSTVETTISLPFIALDPATKTPLHLEKKLTRAKFEELIEPLLKRLRGPVEQALKDAGLTPAQIDEVILVGGATRVPAVQRVVKEFLGKEPNRSVNPDEVVAMGAAIQAGVLMGEVRDVVLLDVTPLSLGVETKGGVMTVLIPRNTTIPTRKCEIFTTAEHNQTAVEVHVLQGERPMAQDNKSLGRFRLEGIPPMPAGVPQIEVCFDIDANGILHVTAREKSTGKEASITIQNTTTLSEEEIQRIIEEAQRHAEEDRRRKEHAELKNALDTARIQAERVLQEKQGTPEARARLEEAIRKAKDLVERDAPDQELKGATEELLRAVQAYEAGVQASGRGPDDVIDADYKPAE; this is encoded by the coding sequence ATGGCCAAGGCAGTGGGCATTGACCTGGGTACCACCAACAGCGTGATCGCCGTCATGGAGGGCGGGAAGCCCGTGGTGCTGGAGAACGCGGAAGGGGAGCGGACCACCCCCAGCGTGGTGGCCTTCCGGGACGGGGAAACCCTGGTGGGCCGCATGGCCAAGCGCCAGGCGGTCCTGAACCCCGAGGGGACCATCTTTGAGGTGAAGCGCTTCATCGGCCGCCGCTACGAGGAGGTGCAGGAGGAGGCCAAGCGCGTGCCCTACAAGGTGGTCCCCGGCCCCGACGGGGGGGTGCGCATCGAGGTGAAGGGCAAGCTCTACACCCCCGAGGAGATCAGCGCCATGGTCCTCCGCAAGCTGGTGGAGGACGCCTCCAAGAAGCTTGGGGAAAGGATCACCAAGGCGGTCATCACCGTGCCCGCCTACTTCAACAACGCCCAGCGGGAGGCCACCGCCAACGCGGGGCGCATTGCGGGCCTCGAGGTGCTGCGCATCATCAACGAGCCCACCGCGGCCGCCCTGGCCTACGGCCTGGACAAGAAGGGGAACGAGACGGTCTTGGTCTTTGACCTGGGGGGCGGGACCTTTGACGTGACCGTGCTGGAGATCGGCGAGGGGGTCTTTGAGGTGAAGGCCACCTCCGGGGACACCCACCTGGGCGGCAGCGACATGGACCACGCCATCGTGAACTGGCTGGCCGAGGAGTTCAAGCGGGAGTACGGGGTGGACCTCAAGGCCGACCGCCAGGCCCTCCAGCGGCTTATTGAGGCGGCGGAGAAGGCCAAGATTGAGCTTTCCAGCACGGTGGAGACCACCATCAGCCTCCCCTTCATCGCCCTGGACCCCGCCACCAAGACCCCCCTCCACTTGGAGAAGAAGCTCACCCGGGCCAAGTTTGAGGAGCTCATCGAGCCCCTCTTAAAGCGCCTCCGGGGTCCCGTGGAGCAGGCCCTAAAGGACGCGGGCCTCACCCCCGCCCAGATCGACGAGGTCATCCTGGTGGGTGGGGCCACCCGGGTGCCCGCGGTGCAGCGGGTGGTGAAGGAGTTCCTCGGCAAGGAGCCCAACCGCTCCGTGAACCCCGACGAGGTGGTGGCCATGGGGGCCGCCATCCAGGCGGGGGTGCTCATGGGCGAGGTGCGGGACGTGGTCCTCCTGGACGTCACCCCCCTCTCCCTGGGGGTGGAGACCAAGGGTGGGGTCATGACCGTCCTCATCCCCCGGAACACCACCATCCCCACCCGCAAGTGCGAGATCTTCACCACCGCCGAGCACAACCAGACCGCGGTGGAGGTCCACGTCCTCCAAGGGGAGCGCCCCATGGCCCAGGACAACAAGAGCCTTGGCCGCTTCCGCCTCGAGGGCATCCCCCCCATGCCCGCCGGGGTGCCCCAGATCGAGGTCTGCTTTGACATCGACGCCAACGGCATCCTCCACGTGACCGCCCGGGAGAAGTCCACGGGCAAGGAGGCCTCCATCACCATCCAGAACACCACCACCCTCTCCGAGGAGGAGATCCAGCGCATCATTGAGGAGGCCCAGCGCCACGCGGAGGAGGACCGGCGCCGCAAGGAGCACGCGGAGCTCAAAAACGCCCTGGACACCGCCCGCATCCAGGCCGAGCGGGTCCTCCAGGAGAAGCAGGGCACCCCCGAGGCCCGGGCCCGGCTGGAGGAGGCCATCCGCAAGGCCAAGGACCTGGTGGAGCGGGACGCCCCCGACCAGGAGCTCAAAGGGGCCACGGAGGAGCTCCTTCGGGCGGTCCAGGCCTACGAGGCGGGGGTCCAGGCCTCGGGCAGGGGTCCGGACGACGTGATCGACGCCGACTACAAGCCCGCGGAGTAA
- a CDS encoding nucleotide exchange factor GrpE, with the protein MERENHLEETLQEDLKEVAEETLRLEERLAQTEAELQALKDRYLRLLADFDNYRKRMAEELKAREEEGVLKALRALLPVLDDLERALEFAEAKPETILQGVRAVREGFYRILSTLGVEEVPGEGEAFDPRHHEAIGLLPGEAGKVAKVFQRGFRLGAHLVRPARVAVGQEKSPEEEGVE; encoded by the coding sequence ATGGAACGGGAAAACCACCTGGAGGAAACCCTGCAGGAAGACCTGAAGGAGGTGGCGGAGGAGACCCTTCGCCTGGAGGAGCGCCTGGCCCAGACGGAGGCCGAACTCCAGGCCCTAAAGGACCGGTACCTCCGCCTCCTGGCCGACTTTGACAACTACCGCAAGCGCATGGCCGAGGAGCTCAAGGCGCGGGAGGAGGAGGGGGTTTTGAAAGCCCTAAGGGCCCTCCTTCCCGTGCTGGACGATCTGGAAAGGGCCTTGGAGTTCGCCGAGGCCAAGCCCGAGACCATCCTCCAGGGGGTGAGGGCGGTGCGGGAGGGCTTTTACCGCATCCTCTCCACCCTAGGGGTGGAGGAGGTGCCCGGGGAAGGGGAGGCCTTTGACCCCCGGCACCACGAGGCCATCGGCCTCCTCCCGGGGGAGGCGGGCAAGGTGGCCAAGGTCTTCCAGCGGGGCTTCCGCCTGGGGGCGCACCTGGTCCGCCCGGCCCGGGTGGCCGTGGGCCAGGAGAAAAGCCCCGAGGAGGAGGGCGTGGAGTAG